The following proteins come from a genomic window of Macadamia integrifolia cultivar HAES 741 chromosome 14, SCU_Mint_v3, whole genome shotgun sequence:
- the LOC122060549 gene encoding oligopeptide transporter 7-like isoform X2 yields MWWPANLVQVSLFRALHEKEERSKGGLTRIQFFLIAFVCSFAYYVFPGYLFPMVTSLSWICWIFPNSVLAQQLGSGLYGLGIGAIGIDWATISSYLGSPLASPWFATANVAVGFVVVMYVLTPITYWLNVYKAKTFPIFSDELFTSTGQIYNITSIIDSNFHLDLEAYEKNGPLYLSTFFAMTYGVGFAALTATVSHVALFHGREVWEQSKSAFQEKTMDIHTRLMTRYKQVPELWFVIILIANIAVTIFACEYYNDQLQLPWWGVLLACGLAFFFTLPIGIITATTNQTPGLNIITEYIIGYMYPGRPVANICFKVYGYISMTQAVTFLQDFKLGHYMKIPPRTMFMAQVVGTLIAGLVYLGTAWWLMETITDLCDTSSTIWTCPADRVFYDASVIWGLIGPLRIFGALGTYEAINWFFLAGAILPVLVWLAHKAFPKQEWIRLINMPVLIGATGMMPPATAVNYSSWIIVGFLSGFVAYRYRRDWWQRHNYVLSGALDAGLAFMGVLLYLCLGLEDISLSWWGTNLDGCPLATCPTAKGVMVEGCPVYS; encoded by the exons ggcCTTAcatgagaaagaagagaggtCCAAGGGCGGTCTGACACGTATCCAGTTCTTCCTGATCGCCTTTGTATGCAGCTTTGCCTACTACGTCTTCCCTGGCTACCTCTTCCCCATGGTGACCTCCCtatcttggatttgttggatATTCCCCAACTCTGTTCTAGCCCAACAATTGGGCTCAGGTCTCTATGGCCTTGGGATTGGTGCTATTGGTATCGATTGGGCCACAATCTCCTCATATCTTGGAAGCCCACTAGCCAGCCCGTGGTTTGCCACTGCCAATGTAGCTGTAGGCTTTGTTGTTGTCATGTATGTGTTAACCCCAATCACCTACTGGCTCAATGTCTACAAAGCCAAGACCTTCCCTATCTTCTCTGATGAGCTCTTCACCTCCACTGGTCAGATCTATAACATAACCAGTATCATAGATTCCAACTTTCACCTTGACCTTGAAGCTTATGAGAAGAATGGCCCTCTTTACCTTAGCACCTTCTTTGCTATGACCTATGGTGTGGGCTTTGCTGCACTCACTGCTACTGTTTCCCATGTTGCCCTCTTCCATGGAAG AGAAGTATGGGAGCAGAGCAAATCGGCATTCCAAGAGAAAACTATGGATATACATACCAGGTTGATGACCAGGTACAAGCAAGTCCCAGAGTTGTGGTTTGTGATCATCTTAATTGCTAACATTGCTGTCACCATCTTTGCTTGTGAGTATTACAATGACCAACTTCAGTTGCCATGGTGGGGGGTTCTGTTAGCTTGTGGCCTTGCATTCTTCTTCACTCTCCCCATAGGAATCATCACTGCCACCACAAACCag ACGCCAGGATTGAACATCATTACAGAGTATATAATAGGGTACATGTATCCAGGCCGTCCTGTGGCTAACATATGCTTTAAGGTGTATGGATACATAAGTATGACACAGGCAGTGACCTTCCTGCAAGATTTCAAGCTTGGGCACTACATGAAAATCCCACCCAGGACTATGTTTATGGCACAGGTGGTGGGTACCCTCATAGCTGGGTTGGTGTACCTGGGGACAGCTTGGTGGCTAATGGAAACCATCACTGACCTTTGCGACACTTCATCAACAATATGGACATGCCCAGCAGACCGTGTCTTCTATGATGCTTCAGTGATATGGGGCTTAATTGGGCCACTTAGAATATTTGGGGCTCTGGGCACCTACGAGGCCATCAATTGGTTCTTCCTAGCAGGAGCTATTTTACCTGTGTTAGTATGGTTGGCGCACAAGGCATTCCCTAAACAAGAATGGATTCGGCTCATTAACATGCCAGTCTTGATTGGTGCGACAGGGATGATGCCACCAGCGACTGCAGTGAACTACTCTAGTTGGATCATTGTTGGGTTCCTATCTGGGTTTGTTGCGTACAGGTATCGAAGGGACTGGTGGCAACGCCACAACTATGTGCTTTCGGGGGCACTGGATGCAGGGCTTGCCTTCATGGGTGTGTTGTTGTACCTGTGCTTGGGCTTGGAGGACATCAGCCTTAGTTGGTGGGGAACCAACTTGGATGGCTGTCCCTTGGCAACTTGCCCCACTGCCAAAGGGGTTATGGTTGAAGGCTGCCCTGTTTACAGCTGA
- the LOC122061031 gene encoding oligopeptide transporter 7-like has product MGLEMEMEMGSVEDENENSQVKQVALTVPTTDDASLPVLTFRMWVLGVVSCVLLSFLNQFFWYRTEPLAITSISAQIAVVPLGHLMAATITDRIFFKGTRWEFTLNPGPFNVKEHVLITIFANSGAGTVYATHILSAIKLYYKRKLTFFVSFILMITTQVLGFGWAGIFRRYLVEPAEMWWPSNLVQVSLFRALHEKEKRPKGQMTRNQFFLIAFMCSFAYYVFPGYLFPMLTSMSWVCWVFPTSVLAHQLGSGLFGLGIGAFAFDWSTATSYLGSPLASPWFATANIGAGFLILMYLIVPASYWLNIYNAKTFPIYSSNLFTSSGQKYNISTIINSNFQIDLNAYKHNGPLHISTFFAISYGAGFAALTATIAHVLVFHGREILELSKSALKEKRKMDIHTRLMSKYKQVPQWWFIGILLCNIAMTIFACEYFNDQLQLPWWGVLLACFLALIFTLPIGIIYATTNQQPGLNIITEYIIGYIYPGRPVANMCFKVYGYISMSQAVTFLQDFKLGHYMKIPPRSMFMAQVVGTLLSCLVYLGTAWWLMASIPNICDTSLLPPDSPWTCPMDRVFYSASVIWGLISPRRFFGDLGPYSAVNWFFLGGAIAPVLVWVAHRAFPQQKWIRLINMPILLGATAMMPPASAINFSTWLLLGLLSGFILYRYRQNWWQRHNYVLSGALDAGLAFMGVLLFLCLGLKSISIDWWGNNLDNCPLATCPTAEGVIVDNCPVF; this is encoded by the exons ATGGGgctggagatggagatggagatgggtTCAGTGGAAGATGAGAACGAGAACTCACAGGTAAAGCAAGTGGCTTTGACAGTGCCGACGACAGACGACGCAAGCCTCCCTGTCCTGACCTTCCGAATGTGGGTTCTGGGGGTAGTGTCATGTGTGTTACTTTCGTTCCTGAACCAGTTCTTCTGGTACAGAACAGAGCCCTTGGCTATCACCTCCATATCTGCCCAGATAGCAGTGGTACCTCTGGGGCATCTCATGGCAGCCACCATCACAGATCGTATCTTCTTCAAGGGTACCCGATGGGAGTTCACCCTCAATCCAGGACCCTTCAATGTGAAGGAACATGTACTCATCACCATCTTTGCTAACTCTGGAGCTGGAACTGTATATGCTACTCACATCCTCAGTGCTATTAAGCTTTACTACAAGAGGAAGCTCACCTTCTTTGTTTCCTTCATCCTCATGATTACCACCCAG GTGTTGGGGTTTGGATGGGCTGGGATATTCAGGAGATATCTTGTGGAGCCTGCAGAGATGTGGTGGCCGAGCAATCTCGTGCAGGTCTcactgttcag GGCATTacatgagaaagaaaagaggcCCAAGGGCCAGATGACTCGCAACCAGTTCTTCCTAATTGCCTTCATGTGTAGCTTTGCTTATTATGTCTTTCCTGGTTACCTATTTCCCATGTTAACCTCCATGTCTTGGGTCTGCTGGGTCTTCCCTACATCCGTTCTTGCTCACCAACTGGGCTCAGGCCTTTTTGGTCTGGGCATAGGTGCCTTTGCCTTTGATTGGTCCACAGCTACTTCATACCTTGGCAGTCCACTTGCCAGCCCTTGGTTTGCTACAGCCAACATTGGTGCTGGCTTCCTCATCCTCATGTACCTCATTGTCCCTGCTTCCTATTGGCTTAACATCTACAATGCCAAGACCTTCCCCATCTACTCTAGTAATCTCTTCACCTCTTCTGGCCAAAAGTATAACATCTCTACCATCATCAACTCTAATTTCCAGATTGACCTCAATGCCTATAAGCACAATGGCCCTCTTCACATCAGCACCTTCTTTGCCATTAGCTATGGTGCTGGCTTTGCTGCCCTCACTGCCACTATTGCTCATGTTCTTGTCTTCCATGGAAG GGAAATATTGGAGCTAAGCAAATCAGCcttgaaggagaagaggaagatggaTATACACACTAGGCTTATGAGTAAGTATAAGCAAGTGCCCCAGTGGTGGTTCATCGGCATCCTCCTCTGCAACATTGCTATGACTATCTTCGCTTGTGAGTACTTCAATGACCAACTTCAGTTACCATGGTGGGGAGTCTTACTAGCTTGTTTCCTTGCCTTGATCTTCACTCTCCCAATTGGCATCATATATGCCACCACAAACCAG CAACCGGGGTTGAACATCATTACAGAGTATATCATAGGGTACATCTACCCAGGGCGCCCTGTTGCAAACATGTGCTTCAAGGTGTATGGATATATCAGTATGAGTCAAGCTGTAACCTTTCTGCAAGATTTCAAGCTTGGACACTACATGAAGATTCCTCCCAGATCAATGTTCATGGCCCAG GTTGTGGGAACCTTGCTATCATGTTTGGTCTACCTGGGAACTGCATGGTGGCTAATGGCTTCCATCCCCAACATCTGTGACACTTCGCTGCTGCCTCCAGACAGTCCATGGACATGTCCAATGGACCGTGTATTTTACAGCGCATCTGTTATCTGGGGTCTGATTAGCCCTCGCAGATTTTTTGGGGACCTTGGTCCATATTCAGCTGTCAATTGGTTCTTCCTAGGTGGAGCCATTGCCCCAGTTCTTGTTTGGGTTGCACACAGAGCCTTCCCTCAGCAGAAATGGATCCGCCTTATCAATATGCCAATCTTATTAGGTGCTACAGCAATGATGCCCCCTGCCAGTGCGATCAACTTCAGCACCTGGCTACTTCTTGGGTTACTCTCTGGCTTCATCCTGTATAGATACCGGCAAAACTGGTGGCAACGCCACAATTATGTTCTCTCAGGGGCTCTAGATGCTGGCCTTGCCTTCATGGGTGTGCTCCTGTTTCTGTGTTTGGGCCTGAAGTCAATCAGCATTGATTGGTGGGGAAACAACCTAGATAACTGCCCTTTGGCTACTTGCCCAACCGCCGAAGGTGTTATTGTTGATAATTGCCCTGTTTTCTGA